From Acetonema longum DSM 6540:
TCTTTTTATGATCGAACTGGTTGTCTGAGTCATTTTTCTCCCTCCTGTTGGGTCAGGGTAATTTTCACCGGTTCAGACCCGGGAGTAAACGCCGAGTCCGGCAGATCGGCCACGATCATCTCGCCGGGTTTGGCCATAGGCAGTTTGCGCCGCAGCAAGGATTTGCCGTCATAGTGAAACTCCAGGACAGCATTTTTCAAGGGCTGTGTCGCCCGCATAAAAAAGCGAACCGTTGCACCCGGTTCCGGCAGGCTGATTTTTTGCGGTACCACTCCCCGAATGCCTGACCCGGCTTCTACCGGGATCTGCTGGCCGACCGGCGCCATTAAGCCCTGAGCATATCGGGCGGCCTGAGTCCCGGCCAATTCGCCCTCTTCTGATACATGATCCACCAGATCATGAACGTGGACCACATTGCCGGCGGCGAAGAACCCGTCGAGGGCCGTCTGCCGTCTCTGGTCCACTACCGGACCGCCGGTGATGCTGTCTAAAGGAACCCCCGCTGACCGGGAAAGCTCATTTTCCGGAATCAATCCTACTGATAGCAGCAGGCAGTCGCAGGGAATATCAAATTCCGTTCCAGGCACCGGGTTACGGTTTGCATCCACTTCCGTACAGGTCACGCCGGTGATCCTCTCCCGGCCGTGAATGAAGCTGATGGTATGAGCTAAATACAAAGGAATGCCATAGTCCTCCAGGCACTGGACCACATTGCGGGTCAGACCATTGGAGTAGGGCATCAGCTCAACCACCCCTTCCACCCTGGCCCCTTCCAGGGTCAGACGCCGGGCCATAATCAGGCCGATATCCCCTGAACCCAGGATCACAATGCGCTTGCCGGGCAGATATCCTTCCATATTGACCATCCGCTGAGCCGCCCCGGCGGTAAAGATCCCGGCCGGACGATAGCCGGCCGTGCGGATGGCCCCCCGGGTTCTCTCCCGGCAGCCCATAGCCAGAACCACTGCCTTGGCCTTCACGGCGACAATTCCCCGGCTGGGATTCACGGCCCATATGGTCTTATCAGCCTGAATCTCCAATACCATGGTATCTTCCATGACCGTAATCGCCGGCTCCTGCTGCACCATCCGGATGTAACGGGCAGCGTAGGCCGGCCCGGTCAGCTCTTCCTTAAACCGGTGCAGACCAAAACCGTTATGGATGCACTGCTGGAGAATTCCTCCCGGTTCCCGGTCCCGCTCCAGCACCAGTACGCTCTTTGCTCCGGCCCTGGCAGCGCCGAGAGCGGCAGCCAGCCCGGCCGGGCCGCCGCCGATTATCACCACGTCATACAATACATCATTCATCAGCCTTCACCCCGCTACCCGCTGCTTTTTCATAGAAGATATAGGATGCCTTATCGTCTTTACGGACTTGAGTAACCGGAATACCCAGCTCCCGGGCCAAAATGGCCGTCACCCGCGGACCGCAGAACCCGCCCTGACAGCGTCCCGACCCAGCCCGGGTGCGGCGTTTGACCCCGTCTATGGTACGAGCGCCGCAGGGAGAATGAATGGCAGCGACAATCTCGCCTTCGGTCACTGTCTCACAGCGGCAGATAATCCGTCCGTGG
This genomic window contains:
- a CDS encoding NAD(P)/FAD-dependent oxidoreductase; this translates as MNDVLYDVVIIGGGPAGLAAALGAARAGAKSVLVLERDREPGGILQQCIHNGFGLHRFKEELTGPAYAARYIRMVQQEPAITVMEDTMVLEIQADKTIWAVNPSRGIVAVKAKAVVLAMGCRERTRGAIRTAGYRPAGIFTAGAAQRMVNMEGYLPGKRIVILGSGDIGLIMARRLTLEGARVEGVVELMPYSNGLTRNVVQCLEDYGIPLYLAHTISFIHGRERITGVTCTEVDANRNPVPGTEFDIPCDCLLLSVGLIPENELSRSAGVPLDSITGGPVVDQRRQTALDGFFAAGNVVHVHDLVDHVSEEGELAGTQAARYAQGLMAPVGQQIPVEAGSGIRGVVPQKISLPEPGATVRFFMRATQPLKNAVLEFHYDGKSLLRRKLPMAKPGEMIVADLPDSAFTPGSEPVKITLTQQEGEK